A single region of the Candidatus Glassbacteria bacterium genome encodes:
- the ispH gene encoding 4-hydroxy-3-methylbut-2-enyl diphosphate reductase — protein MKVILAQTAGFCKGVRRAMARVLEQSDQAAGGPIFTDGPLIHNPQTIEILKRRGVRIMDEENHPSEGETIFIRTHGVTPERREEIKRMGGPVCDATCPDVARIQGLVRRHHRAGEMVVIVGDRKHAEVVGLAGYAKGEGHVLNTVKEVAALPEATSVCVVAQSTLTREIYKQVTDAVRERFGNVEVLDTICPSTHRRQDELRELAADADAVVVVGGKNSANTRHLVQISEGVRTPTFHVETADELEETSLRRFRTVAVTAGASTPNWILMQVVERLREIEPENASGAWRRLRRTLRFMVRSNLYVAFGSAMLCYANARLMGISLGWLPYAISFCYILSVHLISRFTVSGDVVLENLTAPMPGSRLNKLLLWLSIVSAAAALILAGTQGAAPFLIMFLLIGLGMIYRIDIPGKLLAIGARKLSLRLIPASKDLFMALGWSVVTVMFPFYLKGLPLLTPAFALIFISTFLLVTVRSLLFDLRDIQGDLIVGRETLPTLIGTKRTSALLYSLTTLQAIVIAAGTVAGWLSGFGWVMLAVSVYIFCYLQLFHRRTLQGEIPVEVTGDSQFVLAGVLALLFS, from the coding sequence ATGAAAGTCATCCTCGCACAAACAGCCGGTTTCTGCAAGGGAGTCCGGCGGGCGATGGCCCGGGTGCTGGAGCAGAGCGACCAGGCGGCCGGCGGGCCTATTTTCACCGATGGTCCGCTGATCCACAATCCCCAGACTATCGAAATCCTGAAGCGCCGGGGCGTGCGGATCATGGACGAGGAAAACCACCCGTCGGAGGGAGAGACGATTTTCATCCGGACCCACGGGGTAACTCCCGAGCGGCGTGAGGAGATCAAGCGGATGGGCGGGCCGGTGTGCGACGCCACCTGCCCGGACGTGGCACGGATCCAGGGCCTGGTCCGCCGTCACCACAGGGCCGGAGAGATGGTGGTGATTGTAGGCGACCGCAAGCACGCGGAAGTGGTCGGGCTGGCCGGGTACGCAAAGGGTGAGGGCCACGTGCTCAATACGGTGAAGGAGGTCGCCGCTCTTCCCGAGGCCACCAGCGTATGCGTGGTGGCTCAGTCCACCCTGACCCGGGAAATTTACAAGCAGGTGACCGACGCGGTCAGGGAACGGTTCGGGAATGTGGAAGTGCTGGACACGATCTGTCCCAGCACACACCGCCGCCAGGACGAACTGCGGGAACTGGCCGCCGATGCGGATGCCGTTGTCGTTGTCGGCGGCAAAAACAGCGCGAACACGAGACACCTGGTTCAGATCAGCGAGGGAGTGAGAACGCCCACGTTCCACGTTGAAACAGCAGATGAACTTGAGGAAACCAGTCTCAGACGGTTCCGGACCGTGGCCGTAACCGCCGGCGCCAGCACTCCGAACTGGATTCTGATGCAGGTCGTCGAACGCCTTCGAGAAATAGAGCCCGAGAACGCAAGCGGCGCCTGGCGCCGGCTGAGACGGACGCTCCGGTTCATGGTACGCTCCAACCTCTATGTGGCCTTTGGCAGCGCGATGCTGTGCTATGCCAATGCGCGGCTGATGGGGATCAGTCTCGGCTGGCTGCCGTATGCAATCTCGTTCTGTTATATCCTGAGCGTGCACCTGATCAGCAGGTTCACCGTCAGCGGCGATGTCGTCCTGGAGAATCTGACAGCACCCATGCCCGGCTCCCGACTGAATAAATTGCTGCTCTGGCTTTCAATTGTAAGCGCCGCCGCCGCCCTGATACTGGCGGGAACGCAGGGAGCGGCCCCGTTCTTGATCATGTTCCTGCTGATCGGCCTGGGCATGATTTACCGGATCGACATCCCGGGAAAGCTGCTGGCAATCGGTGCTCGAAAGTTGTCTCTGCGGCTGATCCCGGCAAGCAAGGACCTGTTCATGGCCCTGGGGTGGTCGGTGGTGACAGTTATGTTTCCGTTTTACCTCAAGGGTCTGCCTCTGCTAACGCCCGCGTTCGCCCTGATTTTTATTTCAACATTCCTGCTGGTAACAGTCCGCTCCCTGCTGTTCGATCTTCGCGATATCCAGGGGGACCTGATCGTGGGCAGGGAGACCCTGCCGACCTTGATCGGCACGAAAAGGACATCGGCCCTGCTTTACTCGCTGACAACCCTCCAGGCGATCGTGATCGCCGCCGGAACGGTTGCCGGCTGGCTGAGTGGGTTCGGCTGGGTGATGCTTGCTGTGAGCGTTTACATTTTCTGCTACCTGCAACTCTTTCACCGCCGCACGCTCCAGGGAGAGATCCCTGTCGAGGTCACAGGCGACAGCCAGTTCGTGCTGGCGGGCGTCCTGGCGCTGCTTTTCAGTTGA
- a CDS encoding cytidylate kinase-like family protein, whose translation MQDDLKLRGLSRKDRPAQVEEQFKLWQSGGRRTRHEPDHRTTRFITISREYGCAGFRIADRLAEILNSQTRDHQPPWTVYDRKLVDTVCRNHKLSRALVNSLDDQRKFAFGDYITGIFTGEPSTLQVFKKFAETIFQLAARGRVILIGRGSCVITAHLSGGLHLRVVAPLDWRVRKVAGYEGLDDLKQCKRHVEKNDRERGRFVKDFMAASLKDPHLYDLVCNQQRLGVDGITDLIMLTLKIRGKKSLPELSAV comes from the coding sequence ATGCAGGATGACCTCAAACTTCGCGGACTTTCACGTAAAGACAGGCCAGCGCAGGTAGAAGAGCAGTTCAAGTTGTGGCAGTCCGGCGGCCGCCGGACCAGGCATGAGCCTGACCACCGGACCACTCGCTTTATCACGATTTCGCGGGAGTACGGCTGTGCTGGTTTCAGGATCGCCGACCGACTTGCCGAAATTCTCAACAGCCAGACCCGAGACCATCAACCGCCATGGACGGTGTACGACCGTAAGCTGGTCGACACGGTCTGCCGGAACCACAAGCTCAGCCGGGCGCTGGTCAACAGCCTGGACGATCAACGCAAATTCGCGTTCGGCGATTACATTACCGGGATCTTTACCGGCGAACCCTCCACCCTCCAGGTATTCAAAAAATTCGCCGAGACGATTTTCCAACTGGCGGCCCGCGGGCGGGTGATCCTGATCGGCAGGGGAAGCTGCGTGATCACCGCACATTTAAGCGGTGGACTTCATCTACGGGTTGTAGCTCCGCTTGACTGGCGGGTCAGGAAGGTGGCCGGTTACGAGGGGCTCGATGACCTGAAGCAGTGCAAGCGCCACGTTGAAAAAAACGACAGGGAGCGGGGCCGGTTCGTCAAAGACTTCATGGCCGCCAGCCTGAAAGACCCGCATCTCTACGATCTGGTGTGCAACCAGCAGCGGCTGGGGGTGGATGGCATTACCGACCTGATAATGCTGACACTCAAGATCAGGGGGAAAAAGTCTCTGCCAGAGCTAAGCGCGGTCTGA